In the Longimicrobiales bacterium genome, one interval contains:
- the dctP gene encoding TRAP transporter substrate-binding protein DctP, producing the protein MTIKRRDFLKKAGVGAGAAALGACSSDGGGGSVSAEGVSGPRVNWRLTGSFGPGADILYGAGERLAERVSEMTGGNFNIRVYAAGEIVPPLQVMDGVMQGTVQCGISPGYYYTGKHPALAFDAAVPFGLNCRQQISWLYHGGGLDLLNNIYADFGLITFPVSSTGGQMGGWFREPINSLADIQGLRMRIPGMGGEIMTRLGVTVQVLAGAEIYPALERGAIDATEWVGPHDDLKSGFHQVAKNYYYPGWWEPGVTMSLLTNQAAYDELPAAYQAILRTACGETISSTLASYDAANPAALNVLTSEHGVIVREYPNEIMEAAWTESMDFLEEQAAGDAVTNEVYQSWKAFRDMSFPYAAGNELSYAQFAFPRVGNPIG; encoded by the coding sequence ATGACGATCAAGAGACGGGACTTTCTCAAGAAGGCGGGAGTTGGAGCGGGCGCGGCTGCACTGGGCGCGTGTTCGAGCGACGGCGGCGGCGGTAGTGTCTCGGCGGAGGGCGTCTCCGGACCTCGCGTTAACTGGCGCCTTACGGGGAGCTTCGGGCCCGGCGCGGACATCCTTTACGGTGCTGGCGAGCGGCTCGCTGAGCGTGTTTCCGAGATGACGGGCGGCAACTTCAACATCCGAGTCTACGCTGCCGGTGAGATCGTGCCCCCACTCCAGGTCATGGACGGAGTCATGCAAGGCACAGTCCAGTGCGGCATCTCGCCTGGCTACTACTACACTGGAAAGCACCCTGCCCTTGCCTTCGATGCTGCGGTGCCGTTCGGCCTCAACTGCCGCCAACAGATCTCGTGGTTGTATCACGGAGGCGGACTCGATCTTCTAAACAACATCTACGCTGACTTCGGCCTCATCACCTTCCCCGTGTCGTCCACGGGTGGACAAATGGGTGGGTGGTTCCGCGAGCCGATCAACAGCCTGGCCGACATTCAGGGTCTGCGCATGCGCATTCCGGGCATGGGCGGCGAGATCATGACCCGGTTAGGCGTGACCGTGCAAGTGCTAGCCGGCGCCGAGATCTACCCCGCCCTAGAGCGCGGTGCGATCGACGCTACCGAGTGGGTCGGCCCTCACGACGATTTGAAGAGCGGCTTCCACCAGGTCGCGAAGAACTACTACTACCCAGGGTGGTGGGAACCGGGCGTGACAATGAGCCTGCTCACGAACCAGGCCGCATACGACGAGCTACCGGCTGCGTATCAAGCAATACTTCGAACCGCGTGCGGAGAGACGATCTCAAGCACGCTCGCCAGCTACGATGCGGCGAACCCGGCAGCACTCAACGTCCTGACCAGCGAGCACGGTGTGATCGTCCGGGAATACCCGAACGAGATCATGGAAGCAGCCTGGACCGAATCCATGGACTTCCTGGAGGAGCAGGCGGCCGGGGACGCGGTCACCAACGAGGTCTACCAGTCTTGGAAGGCCTTCAGGGATATGTCGTTCCCATACGCGGCAGGCAACGAGCTGAGCTACGCTCAGTTCGCCTTCCCGAGAGTCGGGAATCCGATCGGCTAA
- a CDS encoding TRAP transporter large permease subunit, producing MNLWGPAMFGVVLMMIFSGYPVAFALGGTALIFAGLASLFDLFPLPLLFALPERTFGTMSNQVLLAVPFFIFMGTVLEKSKLAEQLLETIGVLFGRFRGGLAIGVVFVGALLAAATGVVGASVTAMGLISLPVMQRNGYDEKLSLGVIAASGTLGQIIPPSIVLIVLGDQMGVSVGDLFRAALVPGLILTGGYAVYIAGLAIVNKTVAPALPESMRLKGFELLKRVVLSLLPPLALIVVVLGSIFAGVATPTEAGALGAVGAMVLAALNRQLSMKALNAAMEETSRLTIMVVFLLIGSTAFALVFRGLDGDLWIEGLLTGIPGGALGFLIVVNVVVFLLGFFIDFFEIAFIIVPLIVPAALALGVDLTWLGIVLAVNLQTSFLTPPFGFSLFYLRGVTPSTISTQSIYRGVIPFIVIQVVVLAGVVWMAVPK from the coding sequence ATGAATCTCTGGGGTCCGGCGATGTTCGGGGTGGTCCTGATGATGATCTTCAGTGGGTATCCCGTGGCGTTCGCGCTCGGGGGGACCGCGCTGATTTTTGCTGGACTGGCTTCTCTGTTCGATCTGTTCCCGCTGCCGCTCTTGTTCGCGTTACCCGAGCGCACGTTCGGAACGATGTCGAACCAGGTCCTGCTCGCGGTTCCGTTCTTCATCTTTATGGGTACGGTGCTCGAGAAGTCCAAGCTGGCGGAGCAACTACTCGAGACGATCGGCGTCCTGTTCGGACGCTTCCGCGGCGGCCTCGCGATCGGGGTGGTGTTCGTGGGAGCCCTGCTCGCGGCGGCCACGGGTGTCGTAGGGGCCAGCGTCACCGCCATGGGCCTGATTTCCCTGCCGGTTATGCAGCGAAACGGGTACGACGAGAAGCTCAGCCTAGGTGTGATCGCAGCGTCCGGGACCTTGGGTCAGATCATTCCGCCGTCGATCGTCCTGATCGTCCTTGGCGACCAAATGGGCGTCAGCGTGGGCGATCTTTTCCGTGCCGCCTTGGTGCCAGGCCTGATCCTGACCGGAGGGTATGCGGTCTACATCGCGGGCTTGGCCATCGTGAACAAGACCGTCGCGCCCGCGCTTCCCGAGTCGATGCGACTGAAGGGCTTTGAGCTCTTAAAGCGAGTCGTGCTGTCGTTGTTGCCCCCTCTCGCGCTCATCGTTGTGGTGCTCGGGAGCATCTTCGCGGGTGTCGCGACCCCGACTGAAGCGGGTGCACTCGGTGCCGTAGGTGCGATGGTACTCGCGGCGTTGAACCGGCAGTTGTCCATGAAGGCGCTGAATGCCGCGATGGAAGAAACCAGCCGCCTCACGATCATGGTGGTGTTCCTCCTCATTGGTTCGACGGCCTTCGCGCTCGTCTTCCGCGGGTTGGACGGCGATCTGTGGATCGAGGGACTCCTGACGGGGATCCCGGGTGGAGCGCTCGGATTCCTCATTGTCGTGAACGTGGTCGTCTTCCTGCTCGGGTTCTTCATCGACTTCTTCGAGATCGCCTTCATCATCGTGCCGCTTATCGTGCCGGCCGCCTTGGCACTCGGAGTCGATCTCACTTGGCTGGGAATCGTTCTCGCGGTGAACCTCCAGACATCGTTCCTGACACCTCCCTTCGGGTTCAGTCTGTTCTACCTGAGAGGGGTCACCCCGAGCACGATTTCCACGCAGTCGATTTATCGTGGTGTGATTCCGTTTATCGTGATCCAGGTTGTCGTACTCGCAGGCGTCGTCTGGATGGCGGTGCCGAAGTAG
- a CDS encoding TRAP transporter small permease subunit, whose translation MEILKRLANLVDGLNDKIGYGIKWLTLIMVLVGAGTAVLRYFGRGLGLSLNLTPPTELQWYLFSLIFLLGAAYGLNQNVHVRVDVLYEKLSAKKQAWVDLVGTVIFLLPFSLVMLYLSWPAVRSSVQLMETSPDPGGLPRWPIKIVILFAFGLLALQGFSQIVKQVEIIRGVAPEPDENPEVHA comes from the coding sequence ATGGAAATTCTGAAACGGCTCGCCAATCTGGTCGACGGACTGAACGACAAGATTGGCTACGGCATCAAGTGGTTGACCTTGATCATGGTGTTGGTCGGCGCGGGCACGGCTGTCCTTCGCTACTTCGGGCGGGGCTTGGGGCTTTCGCTCAACCTCACGCCGCCCACCGAACTCCAGTGGTATCTATTCAGTCTCATCTTCCTGCTGGGCGCGGCGTACGGACTGAACCAGAACGTACATGTCCGCGTCGATGTGCTCTACGAGAAGCTGAGTGCCAAGAAGCAGGCGTGGGTCGACCTGGTTGGAACCGTGATTTTTTTACTCCCGTTCTCCCTAGTCATGCTCTACCTGTCGTGGCCGGCGGTTCGCTCGTCGGTGCAGCTCATGGAGACCTCGCCGGACCCCGGTGGTTTGCCCAGGTGGCCCATCAAGATCGTCATCTTGTTCGCGTTCGGGTTGCTCGCACTCCAAGGCTTCAGCCAGATCGTGAAGCAAGTGGAGATCATCCGAGGCGTCGCTCCCGAGCCGGATGAGAACCCGGAGGTGCACGCATGA
- a CDS encoding 3-oxoacyl-ACP reductase FabG: protein MSENPFSESSSDAVEALLDEVTQETQPQPLFDASHLRGQIAIITGGSSGIGRAVALELGQCGVDIAFCFLDAGSQSRLDAQAVARELRQHEVRVFFRECDVRESQDVNSFVAEATEELGGVQILINNAGIGRDRAMWHMQDHEWEAVVRTNLDGAFFFTRAVTPFLRAQEYGKIVNVTSVHGIKSEFGISNYASSKAGLIGLTESTAIELGPKNINVNAVAPGYIRTTRLTEGVPSENLDRARERSALGRLGDPQDVAGAVVFFCSEAARHITGVVLPVDGGYLL, encoded by the coding sequence ATGTCAGAGAACCCGTTCTCAGAGTCGTCCTCGGACGCGGTAGAAGCGCTGCTCGACGAGGTCACCCAGGAAACTCAACCGCAGCCACTTTTCGATGCGAGTCACCTCCGCGGCCAGATCGCGATCATTACGGGTGGGTCCAGCGGGATCGGACGGGCTGTGGCGTTGGAACTCGGTCAGTGCGGTGTCGATATCGCGTTCTGCTTCCTCGACGCCGGGTCACAGTCTCGACTGGACGCTCAGGCGGTGGCTCGAGAACTACGCCAACACGAAGTCCGTGTGTTCTTCCGCGAGTGTGACGTCCGTGAAAGTCAGGATGTGAACTCGTTCGTTGCCGAAGCCACTGAAGAGCTCGGAGGTGTTCAGATCCTCATCAATAACGCTGGAATCGGGCGCGATCGAGCGATGTGGCACATGCAGGACCACGAGTGGGAAGCGGTGGTGCGGACCAATTTGGACGGAGCTTTTTTCTTTACCCGCGCGGTCACTCCGTTCCTGAGAGCTCAGGAGTACGGGAAGATCGTGAACGTGACGTCGGTACACGGCATCAAGAGTGAGTTCGGGATCTCGAACTATGCGTCGTCCAAGGCCGGCTTGATTGGCCTTACGGAAAGTACGGCGATCGAACTCGGTCCTAAGAACATCAACGTGAACGCGGTGGCCCCCGGGTACATTCGAACCACGAGACTCACGGAGGGTGTCCCTTCCGAGAACCTGGATCGGGCACGCGAGCGTTCGGCGCTCGGACGGCTTGGTGATCCTCAGGACGTGGCAGGAGCGGTGGTCTTCTTTTGCTCCGAAGCGGCTCGTCACATCACCGGAGTGGTACTTCCGGTTGACGGCGGCTATCTGCTCTGA
- a CDS encoding LeuA family protein, whose amino-acid sequence MLKEKDLIHDWNQSESSFDWSAVGEIQLDDETLRDGLQNSSVVDPSIGDKIELLHLMDGLGIHTADIGLPGAGPRAVNAVRGLAQEIVDSGLSITANCAARTMIADVEPIAEISQSVGVSIEVCTFIGSSPIRQYTEEWTLDKILATSEEAVTFAVAQGLPVLMVTEDTTRTRPDDLKAIYTAAIEWGAKRLCLADTVGHATPEGTRALVRFVIEEIVEPSGEDIGVDWHGHRDRGFGLANALAAIEAGATRVHGTALGIGERSGNTEMDLLLVNLKLLGVHDADLTTLPEYCRLTARACGVPLVHSYPVVGEDAFRTGTGVHAAAIVKAEAKGDAWLADRIYSGIPASMVGLRQRIEVGPMSGLSNVKYWLREHGFDPNDDALCSRVFDVAKSTDHTLSEQEIRAVCAES is encoded by the coding sequence GTGTTGAAAGAGAAGGACTTGATCCATGACTGGAACCAGTCCGAGTCGAGCTTCGACTGGTCTGCCGTCGGCGAGATCCAACTCGATGATGAGACCCTTCGTGACGGGCTGCAAAATTCGTCCGTGGTGGATCCCTCGATCGGGGACAAGATCGAGCTGCTCCACCTCATGGATGGGCTGGGCATCCATACGGCCGACATTGGCCTCCCGGGCGCTGGGCCACGCGCGGTGAACGCCGTCCGCGGCTTAGCCCAGGAGATCGTGGACTCGGGTTTGTCCATCACAGCGAACTGCGCGGCCCGGACGATGATCGCGGACGTAGAGCCGATCGCTGAGATCAGCCAATCCGTCGGCGTCTCCATCGAGGTCTGCACGTTTATTGGGAGCTCCCCCATTCGGCAGTACACCGAGGAGTGGACGCTCGACAAGATCTTGGCGACCTCGGAGGAGGCTGTGACCTTCGCCGTTGCCCAGGGTCTGCCCGTCCTGATGGTGACGGAGGACACCACCCGAACTCGCCCCGATGACCTAAAGGCGATCTACACTGCCGCGATCGAGTGGGGAGCGAAGCGGCTCTGCCTCGCGGACACGGTTGGGCATGCCACACCGGAAGGAACGAGGGCCTTGGTGCGCTTTGTCATCGAGGAAATCGTCGAGCCGTCCGGAGAAGACATCGGCGTCGACTGGCACGGGCATCGTGATCGTGGATTCGGGCTGGCCAACGCGCTGGCCGCGATCGAAGCCGGTGCTACGCGGGTTCACGGAACGGCTCTTGGAATTGGAGAGCGGAGCGGCAATACGGAGATGGACCTGCTCCTGGTCAACCTCAAGCTCCTCGGCGTGCACGACGCGGATCTAACGACGCTTCCGGAGTACTGCCGGCTGACCGCTAGAGCCTGCGGAGTCCCGCTGGTCCATTCTTATCCGGTTGTTGGTGAGGACGCGTTCCGCACCGGAACTGGCGTTCATGCTGCTGCCATCGTGAAGGCGGAGGCCAAAGGAGATGCCTGGCTGGCCGATCGCATCTATTCGGGTATTCCCGCGTCGATGGTGGGACTTCGCCAACGTATCGAGGTCGGGCCGATGTCGGGTCTGTCGAACGTGAAGTATTGGCTCCGCGAACATGGGTTCGACCCAAACGACGATGCGCTCTGCAGCCGCGTGTTCGACGTTGCGAAGAGTACGGACCATACCCTGAGCGAGCAGGAGATCAGAGCCGTTTGCGCGGAGAGCTAG
- a CDS encoding M20/M25/M40 family metallo-hydrolase has translation MPEDALPERDPALEAAQRARASTHFSVARTTLRDTDERTLSEQVELTEIEAPPFGEATRGVRMGELMEDAGLVDITTDAVGNVCGWLAEPGPGPSPLVVSAHLDTVFPAGTDVRVRREGNRFHGPGIGDDGRGLAALLAVARTMSQAGIRLVSPVLFVATVGEEGVGNLRGVRHLFGVDGAGNDACGFISLDGAGHESIVNAGVGSRRYRVTATGPGGHSWADFGLANPLHALGDAIASLRRIKPGEGATLTVGRIAGGTSVNAIPEDVWLEMEVRSTSEGRLDSLDQDVHERLTLAIADENSRRKKGSAALTLDIEDIGSRPGGSTSAQAPLVQAAIAATEGLGYRAQLIPSSTDANVPMSLGIPSVTLGAGGGMGRAHTLDEWYDNTNGTLGIERAILTLMTLDGMG, from the coding sequence ATGCCCGAAGACGCCCTTCCTGAACGAGATCCGGCCCTCGAAGCAGCCCAACGCGCGCGCGCCAGCACACACTTTTCTGTCGCCCGCACCACACTCCGCGATACCGACGAACGTACTCTCTCGGAGCAGGTCGAACTGACTGAAATCGAGGCACCTCCGTTCGGCGAAGCGACTCGAGGAGTCCGTATGGGCGAACTCATGGAGGACGCCGGACTTGTCGACATCACCACCGATGCCGTTGGAAACGTGTGCGGCTGGCTGGCCGAACCGGGGCCGGGGCCATCCCCACTCGTCGTGTCGGCCCACTTGGATACGGTCTTTCCAGCCGGCACAGATGTGCGAGTGCGGCGTGAAGGGAACCGGTTCCACGGTCCAGGGATCGGTGACGATGGACGCGGACTGGCAGCTCTATTGGCTGTTGCCCGCACCATGTCCCAGGCCGGCATTCGTCTTGTCTCGCCGGTGCTCTTCGTAGCAACGGTCGGGGAAGAAGGTGTCGGGAACCTGCGGGGCGTCCGGCACTTGTTCGGAGTCGACGGAGCCGGAAACGACGCGTGCGGCTTCATCTCACTCGATGGCGCAGGTCATGAGAGTATCGTGAACGCGGGCGTGGGCTCCCGACGTTATCGGGTCACGGCGACAGGGCCGGGAGGCCATTCGTGGGCCGACTTCGGTCTGGCGAATCCTCTGCACGCGCTGGGGGACGCAATCGCCTCCCTGCGTCGGATCAAGCCAGGCGAAGGGGCCACCCTCACAGTTGGCAGAATCGCGGGCGGGACCAGTGTGAACGCGATCCCTGAAGACGTGTGGCTAGAAATGGAGGTCAGGAGTACTTCCGAGGGACGACTCGACTCCCTCGACCAGGACGTGCACGAGCGCCTCACTCTAGCCATTGCGGACGAAAACTCGCGGCGCAAAAAAGGGAGTGCTGCGCTCACCTTGGACATTGAGGACATCGGGAGTCGCCCTGGCGGCTCCACATCGGCCCAGGCGCCTCTCGTGCAAGCGGCGATCGCAGCCACAGAAGGACTGGGCTACCGCGCGCAGCTGATCCCCTCATCCACGGATGCGAACGTGCCCATGTCGCTCGGCATTCCGAGTGTGACCCTAGGCGCTGGAGGCGGAATGGGGCGCGCGCATACCCTTGATGAGTGGTACGACAACACCAACGGCACTCTGGGCATTGAACGCGCGATCTTGACGCTCATGACGCTGGACGGGATGGGCTGA
- a CDS encoding sugar phosphate nucleotidyltransferase, with amino-acid sequence MPLAGKGTRLRPHTLHTPKGLMKVAGKPVLSFLMDDLVALGVEEMVFIVGYLRDEMREWIEREYPNVRGHYVVQEVQDGTAGAVALAEPYIDEEVIVAFPDAVFEVDYGMIARLGEESSGLIWAKVVEDYQRYGVIVTDDDGNMAQIIEKPSEPISKLANIGLYYIRDHELLFRGVRHTLAAGPGKQGEFFLTDAFQYMVDHGAKLVPAPVEGFWDAGKPETLIETNQHLIEGELGGVDPSASVEGAELVEPVRIEVDVVVRGGTIGPGVTLEAGARVEGSTLVSSVVGPGAVIENSDLHDSIVGAHSVIKSASGSMSVADHSRFEGA; translated from the coding sequence ATGCCCTTGGCCGGGAAAGGCACGCGCCTCCGACCGCACACCTTGCATACCCCCAAGGGCCTGATGAAGGTCGCGGGCAAGCCCGTCTTGAGCTTCCTCATGGACGACCTGGTTGCGCTTGGCGTCGAGGAGATGGTCTTCATTGTCGGCTATCTCAGAGACGAGATGCGCGAGTGGATCGAGCGCGAGTACCCGAACGTTCGTGGCCACTACGTGGTTCAGGAGGTCCAAGATGGGACTGCGGGTGCGGTGGCTCTTGCCGAGCCGTACATCGACGAAGAAGTGATCGTCGCGTTCCCTGATGCAGTCTTCGAAGTCGACTACGGAATGATCGCGCGGTTGGGCGAGGAGTCGTCGGGGCTGATCTGGGCGAAAGTAGTCGAAGACTACCAGCGTTACGGAGTGATCGTGACGGACGACGACGGCAACATGGCGCAGATCATCGAAAAGCCGTCGGAGCCGATCTCGAAGTTGGCGAACATCGGCCTTTACTACATCCGGGATCATGAACTGCTTTTCCGTGGCGTGCGACATACGCTCGCCGCCGGACCGGGGAAGCAGGGGGAGTTCTTCCTGACGGATGCGTTCCAGTACATGGTGGACCATGGTGCCAAGCTCGTGCCGGCTCCAGTAGAGGGCTTCTGGGACGCGGGGAAGCCTGAAACGCTGATCGAGACCAACCAACACCTCATTGAGGGCGAGCTGGGCGGTGTCGACCCGTCTGCATCAGTTGAAGGCGCTGAGCTCGTGGAGCCCGTTCGTATCGAGGTGGACGTCGTTGTCCGTGGCGGCACCATCGGGCCGGGTGTGACGCTCGAAGCCGGGGCGCGGGTGGAGGGATCGACGCTCGTGAGCAGTGTTGTCGGGCCGGGAGCGGTGATCGAGAACAGTGACCTGCACGACTCGATCGTGGGAGCACACTCTGTGATCAAGAGTGCTTCAGGATCCATGTCCGTGGCGGATCACTCGCGGTTTGAAGGTGCTTAG
- a CDS encoding SIMPL domain-containing protein (The SIMPL domain is named for its presence in mouse protein SIMPL (signalling molecule that associates with mouse pelle-like kinase). Bacterial member BP26, from Brucella, was shown to assemble into a channel-like structure, while YggE from E. coli has been associated with resistance to oxidative stress.), translating to MTLQITPLTLLLAACGGMQAGAQPQVAKGADRLHVYEVATGIAVQAAQQGFIEVSGTGSVSVESDLAHVSFAVETRRPSAAEAASGNATLMESVLGAIREAGLGSPRIETFGYQLRPEYTRADGNRPAEISSYVAANNIRVTLDDVTVVGQVLDIAIEAGANRVSGLSFSASNTNGAEAEALTQAVGDARRQALTIAVALGHELGAALEVYLGSRPVGSAREAGGLMQYRDSTPIEPTEQTVSSTVTVRFALGPEISQR from the coding sequence ATGACCTTACAAATCACCCCCCTGACTCTGCTGCTCGCCGCCTGCGGGGGCATGCAGGCCGGCGCCCAACCTCAGGTCGCGAAAGGTGCGGACAGGCTGCATGTGTACGAAGTCGCAACCGGAATCGCGGTGCAGGCAGCCCAACAGGGATTCATTGAGGTCTCGGGGACGGGCTCTGTTTCGGTGGAGTCTGACCTCGCACATGTGTCGTTCGCGGTGGAGACGCGTCGCCCGAGCGCCGCAGAGGCAGCCAGTGGCAACGCCACCCTCATGGAGAGCGTCCTCGGTGCTATCCGGGAGGCCGGACTCGGCTCGCCCCGCATAGAGACCTTCGGATATCAGCTGAGACCGGAATACACCCGCGCGGATGGGAATCGGCCGGCAGAGATCTCCAGCTACGTGGCAGCCAACAACATTCGAGTCACGTTGGATGACGTCACGGTCGTAGGCCAAGTACTCGACATCGCGATCGAGGCTGGGGCCAATCGAGTGTCTGGACTCTCGTTCAGCGCCTCGAATACAAACGGTGCAGAAGCTGAGGCGCTGACTCAGGCCGTAGGGGACGCGCGTAGGCAGGCGTTGACCATTGCTGTGGCGCTCGGGCACGAACTGGGCGCCGCGCTAGAGGTCTATCTGGGGTCACGACCCGTTGGGAGCGCGAGGGAGGCAGGCGGACTCATGCAGTACCGCGACTCCACCCCGATAGAACCCACCGAACAGACCGTGTCCTCCACTGTCACGGTTCGGTTCGCCCTTGGGCCGGAGATCTCCCAGCGTTGA
- a CDS encoding DUF1499 domain-containing protein, giving the protein MRGLTQSHAETDPSAEDGRLRGRTYAIPFDAVWSAALAIAEGGMRGWTVTASNDEAGTIDIEAQTMVLKVIDDITVVVGLDENAQTRVDIRAQARNAKPDLGRNPRKIGAFMKRLDRALDPAPGLILDPTTPPEWSDTE; this is encoded by the coding sequence TTGAGAGGCCTAACACAGAGCCATGCCGAGACGGATCCATCCGCTGAAGACGGCCGGCTGCGCGGGCGTACCTATGCGATCCCGTTCGATGCCGTGTGGTCTGCAGCCTTGGCGATCGCCGAAGGCGGAATGCGTGGCTGGACCGTGACCGCATCGAACGATGAGGCCGGGACCATAGACATCGAGGCGCAGACGATGGTACTGAAGGTCATCGACGACATTACCGTCGTAGTGGGCTTGGACGAAAACGCTCAGACGCGAGTCGACATCCGCGCGCAGGCTCGGAACGCAAAGCCTGACCTGGGACGGAATCCGCGCAAGATCGGGGCCTTCATGAAGAGGTTGGATCGAGCACTCGATCCGGCGCCAGGACTGATCCTAGATCCCACCACGCCCCCGGAATGGTCGGACACCGAATGA
- a CDS encoding DUF445 family protein: protein MSPEVTEVLLKIGFGALAGGLTNTIAIWMLFHPYEAPTLFKRWKIKFFQGAIPKNQPRLAAAIGRTVGDRLLTPEDLTETFTDETFRSAFDERLSGFLQGVLHTERGSLRELIPQQVMGNLEELIDDAIDKGLLNLDEYLESERFEESMGRRATDLVEAIRDEPIGGILTPARGEAVEAAVEEWLLNAVESEDFTAAVADYLDRASKRLLEPGRTFEQILPLGLIGSVEKAIAGYLPLAAQRLGRLLEDETARARFEATLHDLLHRFLSDLKFHQRVVARLVMTEDTVEKVLDTIEAEGSERLSEILRDQVVQEAMARGVNEAIVDFLRRPVAEVLGNSEDQSVIETKNTLSGWVVGMARDPGTRDFLVEKLHSGLEKAGARTWGDILDRVPEERISEMMVAAARTDTARDAAREGVRKMVRGLLEKPIGTPSRWLPDNGPQRIEEAVGDPVWEWLETQVPAVVAQIDVSKRVEEKVLHFPMPRLEEIVRKVTDRELVLIVRLGYLLGAIIGAMLVVIDRVMS, encoded by the coding sequence GTGAGTCCAGAGGTCACCGAAGTATTGCTCAAGATCGGGTTCGGAGCCCTGGCGGGGGGTCTAACCAACACCATCGCCATCTGGATGCTCTTCCATCCGTATGAGGCACCCACACTCTTCAAGCGGTGGAAGATCAAGTTCTTCCAGGGCGCGATCCCGAAGAACCAGCCGCGTCTCGCGGCCGCCATCGGGCGTACGGTGGGAGACCGGCTGCTCACTCCCGAAGACCTCACCGAGACGTTCACGGATGAGACGTTCCGCTCGGCCTTCGACGAGCGACTCAGCGGCTTCCTTCAGGGCGTGCTGCACACAGAACGAGGTTCGCTACGAGAGCTGATCCCACAGCAGGTCATGGGCAACCTCGAAGAGCTGATCGACGACGCAATCGACAAGGGGCTTCTCAACCTCGACGAGTATCTTGAGTCTGAGCGTTTTGAAGAGTCGATGGGACGGCGGGCGACCGACCTCGTCGAGGCGATTCGGGACGAACCCATCGGTGGGATTCTCACGCCTGCTCGAGGGGAGGCGGTCGAGGCGGCAGTTGAAGAGTGGTTGCTCAATGCTGTAGAGAGCGAGGACTTCACCGCCGCTGTGGCCGACTACCTGGACCGAGCATCAAAGCGCCTGCTCGAGCCCGGGCGGACCTTCGAGCAGATTCTTCCTCTCGGCCTCATCGGGTCCGTAGAAAAGGCGATCGCTGGATACCTCCCTTTGGCCGCCCAACGACTCGGTCGGCTGCTCGAGGACGAGACGGCCCGCGCGCGCTTCGAGGCCACACTCCACGATCTCCTTCACCGCTTCCTGAGCGACCTCAAGTTCCATCAGAGGGTGGTGGCACGCCTGGTGATGACCGAGGACACGGTCGAGAAAGTGCTCGACACCATTGAAGCAGAGGGATCTGAGCGTCTGTCAGAAATCCTTCGGGATCAGGTGGTCCAGGAGGCTATGGCCCGAGGAGTGAACGAGGCCATCGTCGACTTTCTCCGCCGCCCCGTGGCAGAGGTCCTTGGGAATTCTGAGGACCAAAGTGTCATCGAGACCAAAAACACGCTCTCCGGATGGGTGGTTGGGATGGCTAGAGATCCCGGCACGCGTGACTTCCTGGTCGAGAAGCTCCACTCAGGCCTGGAAAAAGCTGGAGCTCGCACATGGGGCGACATACTGGACCGAGTGCCGGAAGAGCGGATCTCCGAAATGATGGTCGCCGCCGCCCGCACGGATACCGCTCGTGATGCCGCCCGTGAAGGTGTCAGGAAGATGGTTCGAGGCCTGCTTGAAAAGCCGATCGGCACACCCTCCCGCTGGCTTCCCGACAATGGTCCTCAGCGTATCGAAGAAGCCGTCGGTGACCCGGTGTGGGAGTGGCTGGAAACGCAGGTTCCCGCCGTGGTCGCACAAATCGACGTATCGAAGCGTGTGGAGGAGAAGGTTCTCCACTTCCCGATGCCGCGGCTCGAAGAGATCGTGCGCAAAGTGACCGACCGAGAATTGGTCTTAATCGTGCGCCTCGGCTACCTACTGGGGGCCATTATCGGAGCCATGCTCGTCGTTATCGACAGGGTGATGAGCTAA